Genomic window (Helicobacteraceae bacterium):
ACGGCGGCTACAAAACCGTCTATGTCTCGCACTACGACAAGAGCGCCAAAGCGTTGCTGTCCGACGATTTTTACACCTCGTGGGCGCACAAGACCATCGACGGCGGCACAGGAACGACAAAAGACGCGGGCAGATCGAACGCGATCGTTCTCTCGCCGTTCAAGGATAATCGCGATCTGCCGATAATCGCCGCGCTCAAGAACTCGCGCGTTACGCTTTACTACCAAAGAAACAGAGGCGAAGCGTGGTATGAGACCGAAGTTACCCCGCAGGATATTATCGACGCTAATCGCTCTTATCCGCAAAACGCCGATCGCCTGATAAGCCTAAGCGCGTTTCGCGCGCCCGAAGGAAGCTCGGCGGTAAACCTGCTCAACGTAGCCTATTACGACGCGGCGAAAGAGGCGGTTTGCCTGGTATCCTACGTTTCGCCAAAAGATAGGCAGTCCGATTCGCTCAAATGCATAGAGTCAAAAGCGCCGCCGCACAGCGTTTCGCTTTCGCGCAACAACGACACGGGCGAGCCTAGAATGGTCTATGGCGTTCATGATTACGTCTATACCGACGCGAACGGCACGGAGACAAACATATCCGCGGCGCTTTACTACGTCTCGCGCCAAAGCGGCGATCTCTACAGAGAGTCGATAAGCGCGAGCGACGCTAAAGCCGCGAGTTACGCCTCCATAGCGTTAGATCGCAACAATAAGCCTATGGTCGCCCTGCGCGAAGGCGAATACGTTAGGGTTTATAGCCGCGAGGCGGACGGAACGGTTTTCACGTGGGCGCGCGACCCGTTAAGCGGCGTAGATACGTCTCAAGGCGAGATCGCCAGCGTAGCCTTTGCGATCGACGACTACAACGAGCCTAGAGTGGCGTTTGCCTCAAACGCGGGGGGCGAAACAAAGATTCGCTACGCCCGCAAGCCGCCGTTTAGAAATCTAGGCGGTCGCTGGACGATAGAGGAGCCGGGGCAAAACGTCGGCGGCGCTCACGGAGGCTCCAGCGCCCTTGTCGTCGATAGCGCCAACCGCGCCCATCTCGTCTATAGCGTGGAGAGCAAAAAGTGGTTCAACTACTGGGCGGAGCCGAACTTTTTTGACTATCGCGCCTACCCCGTTATCAACTACTCAAAAGCCGATCTGATCGAGGAGGCTCCAAAGCAATGAAAGCAAAGTTTTACGCGCTTGCGACGATATTGGCGCTGGCGCTTATCGGGTGCGACGCAGAGAGTAGAACGCAAAGCGACGCCAACGCGGCGCCCTCTGAGGACAGATACGTAACGCTTAAGGTGGGCGAACATAAAGATATAGAGCTTCCAATCGCCTACGAGCCTACCTACGCCGTTAGCGCCGCCACAACCGCCAATATAGGAAACGATATAAACCTAACTAGCTCCCGCAACGTAAACTACCTTATCGCCAACGTAGCCGCTTCGGCTCGTCCCGTCTTGCGGCTTGTAGGCGCGCGCGCCGGTCAAGAGACGATCGCCGCGCAGATCGTGGATCGCGGCACGGGGCGCGTCTCGGTGTTGCGCGCGATTGTTACGGTAACGCCCTCGTCAATCGACAACGATATTATCGGCGGCTCTCCATGCTCGCCTCCGCAGTGCGGCGACGGCGACGACGGGGGGGGAGGCGACGACGGGGGAGGCGGTATAGACGACAAGCCCGTTATCGACCCCGACGCGTGCACGGCGGCGAGCGGCTTTTACTATGTCGATGATAACTATCAAGACGTGGAGGGCAAGTTTGGAGGCGATTACGCGGCGTATATCAGATCGCTAATGTCGGGCAACGTCAACTCCAATATACGGCTCTACTATTTTGGCGTAACCAACAAACCCGCGCAGATCGCCTATACCAATATGGGCAGATACACAACCGCCATTCCTAGTTTGAATATCGTAGTCGAGTTTGATCTACAACTAGCGCAGTTTTTGTTTGGCTTGCAAAAAAGGTATTTTTACGTGGAAACAAACGGCTACTGCCTGCGCGGAGAGATTCCAAGCTCTATTATGTCGCCGCCGAATAAAAAGCTGGTATGGGTCAAACAGCAATGAGCGTGTTTTTACGGCGCAAACCGCAAACGACAAAACGTCGATCGGAACTTTTGACAGCGCAAATCAATCTTGAAGGGAGAAAATAAATGAATCTTTTTCGTTTTCTTTTGGGTTGAGGCGTTAAATAATTTCACAAACCGCCGATATTAGCAAGGTATTAGGCGAGCATTTTAATGGGAGGATATAGATATGACAAAGCGTTCTAAAGCGGCGTTAAGCGCCGCGTTGGCATTAGCGGCGCCATTAGTTATGTGGGCGAACCACGCAATCAAGGTTAATCCCGACCAATGGCAGCTTATAGGCATTACGGGGTATTACGCTACCTCTCAAGCGGGCAGTCAAGGACAAAGCCCAGATTTAGCGGGCGGACAGGTGGTCGTCGATTTGAGAGACGGCAACGATAATATATCATGGGACGCTAATACATCTACCAACGATCTTAATATCGTTACGAGCGTCGGTTCGTATAACAACTTTGCGACCGCGAGCGATCTAAGCGGCGTAACTTACGTAAACGATCCCGATACAGCGACGGGCAATAATCGGCTTGGTCTGCCCTATCACTCGATTGTGGGCTTGCGAACGCTTCGCGTCGGCAATATTGGCAAGGCGGCGATCAGCTTTGCTCGCCCAACCAAACCGATAGGCGGCAAAGATTACGGCGCGTCGCTAATTACGATGTATCTGGTTTCGCCCTATTCGAGCGGCGAACCCGACGTGATGGTGGTCTTTGCGGGCAATCTGCTCAACCAGACCTTCAAAATCTCGTTCAAAAACGCTCCTACCTCAAAATGGAACTTCACCGCGGGCGACGATCGCGACAAGGTCTATTCCGGCAAATTCAGCTATGAGGCGACCTACGACAATCCGCTTAGAATTGGCGCCGGTCTGAGCGAGATCTCCGCTACGGCGGGAACGGCGGCGACGCAAAGCGGCTATAGGAGCTTTGCCAACACCATCGATCTAAACGTGTCGGACAATATCGCGGAGAACTTCGGCGATCTTAACCTTAGCAACTTCCAAGCGCTAGAGGGTAACTTCACCGCTTATCAATACGACGCGGTTCAAGGGTTTTGGAAAATCGCCACGATTACCGACGCGGCGGGCGGTAGCGGTATAGCGACAATCAACGACGCGGACGTCAATGAAACCGGCAACGCTAACAACAATAACGTAGTCTGGAACGCTATCGACACAAGCGACTTCCGCGCGTGGACAAAAGGTTACGGCTACTGGGTGCGGATTTGGGACGACGCCGTCGCGAACACGGCGCACTCTAAAGGCGGTCAAACCGGCATTTTGGCTAACGATCAAATTACTAGCGCTAGCGACTATAACGGCTTAATCCAAAACGGCTGGAATCTGCTTTCGTTCCCCGATAGCGTTCTGCGCTATACGGCAAGCGGATTTATTGTCAACCAGTCAGTGACAAATGGGGTAGTCGTCGGTCCTTTTGGCGATAGCAACGTTTCTTTTGGGGGCGGTTGCATAACGTTTAATAAGGATGTTTGGATCAATAACTCCTTAACCGGACGCGCTAACGCGTTAGAGGTTTCCTGCCTTGAAGTTAGCGGCAATACCATAGCTCTAATCTCGTCCAAACCGTTTTATATTTATGGCGAATCGTTCAACTTTAGCAACGACGTTACAAGCCTTGCGGGTTATTCCTACGCGGCTAACGATCTAATCGATCTGAACGGAAGCGGGACAGGGACAAACGGGTGGCTTCGCACAAGACTTGGCGAATACGCGCTTTTGATTGAGGATAATGAACATTACCTCGGTGCGGTCGGCAACGTCCCTCAAACAAATACGATTAGGGTAGGCTTTCCTTCGTGGCTTGACGTTCCCGTTCTTAACACAGACGCTAACAATATTCTGACCTCCTTCGCGTCGCATATAGCGGCGAACCAAAGTAAGCTAAAGCCCTCTTACGACACGGCGGCGAGAGGAAAAGCTCACAGGATTAGTAACGGCGGCACAAACACTACGGGCGAATTAATTTTGCTCGCGGCAAATAGCCGTTTCTATCTGAGCGATAACGTCGCCGTTCGCCTCTTCAATTTAAAAGACGGCAACGGATCGGTATTGTCGATAGATTACGGCGGCTCGAGTCATACGAACCCCGCCGGCGTTCAAGCCGCTACGTTAGCCGACGGCGCTATCAATTGCGGTTTAATTACAAGCTACGTTAGCGGCGTGACTAGCAGCGACGTCTATGCGCCTTGCTACAATGAAGATACAAACGACACGGTCGCTTTCTACTCGACCGAATGGCGGAACTACGACGTTAAGGAGATTAACGCGTCAAGGCAGTTGCTTGTCGAGCGCTATATCGGCTCCAACGAGACAAACCGCACGGCTTACGGCGCGATAGAGCGGGTAATTCAGCCGAGCCAGATTTACGGCGCCTACGATTATAATGGCAGCGACGGCAATTTCTCTTTCGGCGGCATAGCCAATCTTACCTATACCAGCGTATGGGCGGAGGATTTCCCAACCAGCGGCGCGCTCTATTATTTAGCCGATAACGGCTTTAAGCCGGAGATGATCCTAACGGGCGTAACCGCGGGTATCGAGAGCATTATCACAAACTCGCCCGGCACAATTAGCTGGAAAGCGCTCGATACCACCCGCGATCCAAAGGCGTGGTTTGATAGCGCGAACGACTTCGAGTTGTTCTGGACGGAAAAAGAGCGCGGCTATTGGGTCTATGCTCAAAGCGGTTACGTTAATCCCGTAACGGTAAGCAACGTAAATCTTAACAGCGCGTCCGTCGTTACCAAGCACTTCAATAACGGCGTGCCAGCCGTAGCGGGGAGTTCCGACGAGTTTTTAGTGTTTAACTGGCTTGACGGCTATATTAGCGCTACCGTCGGCGGTTTGACGCGTCAGGGCTACACAAGCGGCGAAACCTACACCGTAAGAGCTAGACTCGATAGCGACTATATCCCGCTGACCGCCACGGGAGCGATTAGCGGCTCTAGCGCGATATTTACCGCTAATTTCAACGATTTTGAAGTCGAAAGCCTTCGTCCGAACGGTCGCAGAGACCTTAACGTAACCGCTACGGACGGACTTGGCGGCAGAGCTTCAAGCGGCGTTCAGATCGCCTATCTGCAACCCGCCGCGCCCGATGTCAATCTTAGCGGCAACACGCTAACGGCTACAAGCGACGCGAACGCTCTGGGGTTTGCGCTGTTTGCGGGCGACGTGAGCGACGAAAACAACGGCGCCAATCAAAGAGTAGGCGCGCTTCCCGCGAATAACGGCGTCGCCGCGTTCAATCTAGGCTCGATAAACATCGAGTATCCGGACGAGCAAGAGTATAACAGCTCTTACCACGATATAATCGCCTACGATCCGGTTACTAACCCCGATCCGATCGTGGATCTGCGCGTAGTCGCGGCTACCGCGAGCAATGTTGACGATCGCTTTAGCGTGTATTCCAATATGCGCAAGGTTAATTATGTGCCGGCGTATTCCAATACGTTCCATTTGTATGCCAACGGCGAACAAAATACGACCAAGCATACGGCGGCGTTTGGAAACGCGGAAGGAAACGGCTACGACGCGAATACCGGCGACGACGTTGCGTTTAGAGGCGCTAACGCTAGAGAGCTAACGCTGATCTACCAACCGATAAATCCCAATCAAGGGTTGGCGAACAACGCTCCTCAGCACGCCAACCTTAACTTAGGCGGCGCTCAGGCGCAAATTGAGTTCCTGCCGGAATATGCGGGCGAGATATTCTATGTCTATGATCACTCGAACAACGCATGGTATTACGGCGTATTCCCGGGCATGGGCGCGAACGGCTCGCCTTGGGGCGCAAGCGGTTATGGTTTGAAGTTGGCGACCTTGCCGGTTACGCAAACGGTGGCAAAACCGTAAGCGATGAAGCGGCTAACGGGTATATTATTGGCGGTTTGCGTAGGGATCGCGGCGGACTTTCGTCCGCCCGTTCCCGACGTGGGCGTAGCGGAAGAAAAACGGCAAATTTTGCAATCGTGCAAGATCGCGCCGCAGATGGTCGTCCTGCCTCCTATGGTGGAGGCGGACTATCGTCCTTGCGCTAACGCCTACTATAAGCCAGATATACCTAACGCCGCTTATCGCCTATCCGCGATGTTCGATAAAGAGGTTAAGGTTAGCGCGATAACGATAGCGGAAGGCTTTGTGAGAGCCTACGAGATCAACGCGACGCTTGGAAATAATAAGTTGCGTTTATTGTGCGACGAGAGCGTAAGCGCCTGCTATGAAATTGGCAAAACTTACGCTGGTCAGAAAAAAGAAAGGAATAAACAATGAAAAGGCTAACTATTTTGGCGTTTTTAGCCGCTATAGGGTTGCTTGCGTTAGGTTGCGGCGAAGGGTCTGCAAGCGGCGGTAGCGTGGTCGGCGGCGGCGCTACGCCCGTAACCGTCGGTTCGGACGGCTATACGACGGCGACTGAATACGAAGATCCGACGACGGGCGAAACAACCGACAAGATCAGCGATATTAAGAGCGACGGCACGGGAGCTACGCCTCCGACGGCGCCGAGCTTTTATAGCGTTTCGCAAGCCGCGAGCGTTCCAACGCCTCCCGTAACGCGGTAGCAAGCTCGCGCAAACGCTTTTTTGCGTTTGCGCGACTTAGCGTCGCGCGGCAATCCCCCGCGATAACAACGGCGGGGGTTAGTCTTATTCCTTCAAACGAAATAGCGCGACTAAACTTAAAAGAGATCGGCGATGTTTGGTTAGTCATTCGTTCAAACGAAACGGCTATGGCGTCGCGCAACCCCCCGCGCCCCCCTTCCCCGCCACTCCCGCGCGGAGCGATAGAAGCGCAAAGCGCTTCGTAATCGCAAAGGAATGCGGGGATCCGTCTTTTGACAAACAATTGCGATATAAGCGGCATCGTATCCCGTCATTCCCCTCCCCCCTGTCATTCCAGCGAAAGCGGGAATCCATCTTTTTAAGCAATCATAATATAAGCGTATTGCATAGGTTTTTAACCTTTTTTATAGATACCCGTTTTCGCGGATATGACGAGAGGGAGCGGTGTGGCGCGGGTTAAAATATGGGCGGCGGTTGGTTTGGCGTTTTGTCGCGCCCTTTATGATCGCGAGCGGATTGCTATTCCCGCGACGCAACGGCGCTTTTAGAAAACGGACAGACCGGTTTTTTGCGCGAATATCTCTAACGCTTCGCTCGCGACAAGCGATACGCCGTCCTTGTTTAGCGCGGGCGACCACGCGGCGATCGCCATTTTGCCGGGAACGACCACCACGATCGCGCCGCTTACGCAGCTTTTGCCCGGAAGCCCCACCCTAAAAGCGAAATCGCCCGATACGTCGTAATGACCGCAGGTAAGCAAAATAGAGTTGATCCGCTTTGCCTGCGAAGCGCTAATCACCCGTTTTTTGCTAACGGGACACTCGCCCTTGTTGGCTAAAAATAGCAAAGATCGCGCCAGATCGACGCAAGAGGCTTCGATCGCGCACTGGTAAAAGTAGAGCATAGCGACGGTTTGCGGATGGTTTTCCAGATTTTTGAAGTTAGCGATCAGATGGGCTAACGCCTTTGTGCGATGCCCGTGTTCGATCTCTAATTGCGCGATCTCCTCGCCAAAGCCAATCGAGGGATTGCCGCTTCTTTCGCGCAGAAACTCTAACGCCGCGGTTTTCGCCTCAGCCCCTTTTTCGGTCAGAATAATGTCCGTCGTGACAATCGCCCCCGCGTTTGTCAGCGGATTTCTAGGTATGCCGCGTCCAAGCTCTAACAGCAGCAACGAGTTAAATTCGCTACCCGCGTTTTCGCGTTCTACTCTTCGCCACAGATCGTTTCCCACGATTCCAAACGCCTGCGTAAGCGCGAAAACTTTTGAAATGCTCTGAATAGAGAATCGATCGCTCGAATCGCCCGCGCTATAAATCTCGCCTTCCACAGTCGCGATCGCCATAGCGAATTTAGTCGGATCGGCGATGGCAAGCGCGGGGATATAGTTCGCCACGCTTCCCTTGCCAAGCGAGGCGCTTGCTTCGATCGCCACTTCGTCTAATACGTTTTGCAGATTCATAGGGCGGCTTTCAAATAGAGATACGATTTATCCAGCGCATAGTCGTCAAACCGTATTAAATTATTGCTCTTTATAACATATCGTAACTTTTCAACATACTCCTTTCGCTGTTCGGAATACGCCTCCAAAAGTCCGGCTAATTCGCTTGGATCGGCGACGCTCGCGCGCGCTTGGCGAAACCCCTCAAACGCCCTTCCGATCGCCAAAACCATAAAATAATCCTCTATCGAATCGTAAGCGCTCAAATAGCGCCTGACGAAAACCTTTTGCCCCCTTTTGCGAATCGCGGCTAGATAACGCGGCTCGTCGGCGTTAAACGACCACACGCCAAAGAGGTTGTTGGTCTCCAAAAACACGCGCGACGTTCCCCAAGCGCTCTCCAAAGCCGCTTGCGCAATTGCCAAACTTGCGGGGTGAGTTTGCATTTTTAGCAGCAGATCGTCTAGGTTTCTGGCGCGATAGCTCTCGTATAGCTCGCTCATAAAACGCCGCTCGGCGCGAGTCGGATGAAATTTGGCGGAGATGGCGATCGCCAGCGCCCTCTCCTGCTCGCGTCTGTGTTTTACGATTAGGATCGAAGGTAAGATCGTTTCGATAAAGCGTTTTTTTCTCTCCGACGAGTTCAAATCTTTGAGTCGCGGGGGGTCGGCATAGACGATCGGTTTGACGATTTTGCCGTCAATCGGTTCCGGCGCGCCGTCTTGCATATAGCGCTCCTCGACGTCAACGTCGTATATTTTCCCCGCGCTGATACCGCCGAACCAGTAGAAATAAGCCGGAGCGATTAACAAAAAAGCGACTAACAGAACGAGCGCGAGCACCGCTAAGCTGAGTTTTGAAAAACGCGCGACTTTTTCGGCTTCCGTTTTGCGGCGTCGCGCTCTTACGCGTATCATCTTAGCCGCCGATCGCCTTCGTAGCTCTGTTCGTCCGGTTTTTTTCGTTGCGTTTTTCGCACATATTACCGCTAAATCCCGTCTATTTTTGATGTAATCTTTAGAAATTTTAGCAAAAAAA
Coding sequences:
- a CDS encoding Ig-like domain-containing protein, which codes for MKKLLAPILALLLFGCGEDKTLPDGYADNRGAATDAYATSNGSILIASIFPRTPIIAEGGSISLTALVTDGAGRTLESTLAEPVVVSWSSSNSSIASVNKNGGVFGQKLGSATITAIAAKGSQISARYDVVVHVVKRNSLDVAELFFNPMQTYIDLNAERAFRLSAVDHAGTATSLSEGRIYLESNNENVEITPREINLSAKNEAVEVKIRGLQKGFSFITPYYELTSADKSEKIKITGTPLVAQVKDSVETSLPTNAIDGGYDLSIAVGEENGGYKTVYVSHYDKSAKALLSDDFYTSWAHKTIDGGTGTTKDAGRSNAIVLSPFKDNRDLPIIAALKNSRVTLYYQRNRGEAWYETEVTPQDIIDANRSYPQNADRLISLSAFRAPEGSSAVNLLNVAYYDAAKEAVCLVSYVSPKDRQSDSLKCIESKAPPHSVSLSRNNDTGEPRMVYGVHDYVYTDANGTETNISAALYYVSRQSGDLYRESISASDAKAASYASIALDRNNKPMVALREGEYVRVYSREADGTVFTWARDPLSGVDTSQGEIASVAFAIDDYNEPRVAFASNAGGETKIRYARKPPFRNLGGRWTIEEPGQNVGGAHGGSSALVVDSANRAHLVYSVESKKWFNYWAEPNFFDYRAYPVINYSKADLIEEAPKQ
- a CDS encoding glutaminase, which translates into the protein MNLQNVLDEVAIEASASLGKGSVANYIPALAIADPTKFAMAIATVEGEIYSAGDSSDRFSIQSISKVFALTQAFGIVGNDLWRRVERENAGSEFNSLLLLELGRGIPRNPLTNAGAIVTTDIILTEKGAEAKTAALEFLRERSGNPSIGFGEEIAQLEIEHGHRTKALAHLIANFKNLENHPQTVAMLYFYQCAIEASCVDLARSLLFLANKGECPVSKKRVISASQAKRINSILLTCGHYDVSGDFAFRVGLPGKSCVSGAIVVVVPGKMAIAAWSPALNKDGVSLVASEALEIFAQKTGLSVF
- a CDS encoding glucosaminidase domain-containing protein, coding for MIRVRARRRKTEAEKVARFSKLSLAVLALVLLVAFLLIAPAYFYWFGGISAGKIYDVDVEERYMQDGAPEPIDGKIVKPIVYADPPRLKDLNSSERKKRFIETILPSILIVKHRREQERALAIAISAKFHPTRAERRFMSELYESYRARNLDDLLLKMQTHPASLAIAQAALESAWGTSRVFLETNNLFGVWSFNADEPRYLAAIRKRGQKVFVRRYLSAYDSIEDYFMVLAIGRAFEGFRQARASVADPSELAGLLEAYSEQRKEYVEKLRYVIKSNNLIRFDDYALDKSYLYLKAAL